In Hemiscyllium ocellatum isolate sHemOce1 chromosome 2, sHemOce1.pat.X.cur, whole genome shotgun sequence, a single window of DNA contains:
- the stard4 gene encoding stAR-related lipid transfer protein 4 isoform X4, giving the protein MRYTTAGQLWNLIAPREFIDFSYTTDYQNGLLSCGISVEYGQEQTNFVRGFNHPCGWFCIPLKNEPDYSLLTGFIQTDLRGMLPQTAVDSAMANSLINFYIELRNALKI; this is encoded by the exons ATGCGTTACACTACAGCAGGACAGTTGTGGAATCTCATTGCACCAAGAGAGTTTATCGACTTTTCCTATACCACTGATTACCAGAATGGACTGCTATCTTGTG GAATAAGTGTTGAATATGGGCAGGAACAAACAAATTTTGTTCGTGGATTTAATCACCCATGTGGATGGTTTTGCATTCCTTTGAAGAATGAACCTGACTACAGCCTCTTGACTGGCTTTATTCAGACCGATTTACGAGGAATGCTGCCTCAAACTGCAGTGGACTCTGCAATGGCAAATTCATTAATCAACTTCTACATTGAACTCCGGAATGCTTTGAAAATTTAG